The Megalops cyprinoides isolate fMegCyp1 chromosome 10, fMegCyp1.pri, whole genome shotgun sequence genome window below encodes:
- the LOC118784943 gene encoding transcription factor E2F3-like, whose amino-acid sequence MRKGILSAPEKVIITGVGSSSLDKNTILTALSDRLTSGLSTTAYIQIITPPPCITQASNVSVSDPPAGNIYSTPNGTANGTGQRPTLGRPPAKRRLELDETDRQSPSEGAKTPKGKGGATAPGVRSPRTPKSPSEKTRYDTSLGLLTKKFLQLLGQSSDGVVDLNRAAEILKVQKRRLYDITNVLEGVHLIKKKSKNNIQWMGCNLSEGGAELTRCQSLSREVAELGREEKKLDELIQSCSHDVREMTEDARNQKFAYITYQDIRRVRSLRDQTVIVVKAPSETKLEVPDPQESLQVHLTSTKGPIDVFLCPDENTPSSLMKDRALEVNGNSSPFVKVSDEPGVSGNRTVDPDCAVTVTNISPITSPFTCLLQQTEDQIPSVTEGPFVNLSPPLLNEDYLLSLGEEEGISDLFDAYDLDRLPLDDLLCN is encoded by the exons ATGAGAAAAGGGATCTTATCAGCCCCGGAGAAAGTAATAATAACAGGGGTTGGGAGTTCTTCGCTGGACAAAAATACGATTTTAACGGCTTTGTCAGATCGATTAACTTCTGGTCTTTCAACCACTGCATATATACAAATTATCACTCCACCGCCCTGTATTACACAGGCTTCCAATGTTAGTGTGTCCGATCCTCCAGCTGGCAATATATACTCCACTCCAAACGGAACTGCAAATGGAACAGGACAACGACCTACATTAGGACGTCCTCCG GCGAAGCGGCGTTTGGAGCTGGATGAGACTGACCGCCAGTCCCCCAGCGAAGGAGCCAAGACCCCCAAGGGCAAGGGCGGAGCCACTGCGCCCGGTGTCAGGAGCCCCAGAA CTCCAAAGTCACCATCGGAGAAGACGCGCTATGACACGTCTTTGGGCCTTCTGACCAAGAAgttcctgcagctgctgggccAGTCCTCGGATGGGGTGGTGGACCTGAACCGGGCCGCTGAGATTCTGAAGGTCCAGAAGAGGAGGCTCTACGACATCACCAATGTACTGGAGGGTGTGCATCTCATCAAGAAGAAATCCAAAAACAACATTCAGTGGAT GGGCTGTAACCTTTCAGAGGGCGGGGCAGAGCTGACACGGTGCCAGAGCCTGAGCCGCGAGGTGGCGGAGCTCGGCCGAGAGGAGAAGAAGCTGGACGAGCTGATCCAGAGCTGCAGCCATGACGTGCGGGAGATGACGGAGGATGCACGCAACCAGAA GTTCGCCTACATCACGTACCAGGACATCCGGCGCGTCCGCAGCCTGCGGGATCAGACCGTGATCGTCGTCAAAGCGCCCTCGGAAACCAAGCTGGAGGTGCCTGATCCTCAGGAG AGTTTACAGGTCCACCTAACCAGCACCAAGGGGCCCATAGACGTGTTCCTGTGTCCAGATGAGAACACGCCCAGCAGTCTGATGAAGGACAGGGCCCTGGAGGTGAATGGAAACTCCTCGCCCTTCGTAAAAGTCTCAGATG agCCCGGCGTCAGTGGAAACAGGACCGTGGACCCCGACTGCGCAGTGACAGTCACCAACATCTCGCCCATCACCTCACCCTTCACCTGCCTGCTGCAGCAGACCGAGGACCAGATCCCGTCTGTGACCGAGGGACCCTTCGTCAAcctgtctcctcccctcctAAACGAGGACTATCTCCTGAgcctgggggaggaggagggcatcAGCGACCTCTTTGACGCCTATGATTTGGACAGGCTCCCGCTGGATGACCTCCTCTGCAACTGA